A window from Micromonospora terminaliae encodes these proteins:
- a CDS encoding response regulator transcription factor: MRVVIAEDAAMMREGLVRLLTDRGFEVCAAVADAEALRSAIAASTPDVAVIDIRMPPTHTDEGLRAAIDIRREHPDVGVLVFSQYVETRYATRLLADRPTGVGYLLKDRVADVADFVDALTRVASGGTALDPEVVGHLMRAGQETAGVASLTPREREVLSLMAEGRSNAGIAAALVITAGVVEKHVANIFAKLGLPSSDSDNRRVLAVLRHVSGVRHLR, translated from the coding sequence ATGCGGGTGGTGATCGCGGAGGACGCCGCGATGATGCGCGAAGGACTCGTCCGGCTGCTCACGGACCGCGGTTTCGAGGTGTGCGCGGCGGTGGCCGACGCGGAGGCCCTGCGGTCCGCCATCGCCGCCAGCACGCCGGACGTGGCCGTCATCGACATCCGCATGCCGCCGACGCACACCGACGAAGGACTGCGCGCCGCCATCGACATCCGGCGCGAGCACCCCGACGTCGGTGTGCTGGTGTTCTCCCAGTACGTCGAGACGCGCTACGCAACCCGCCTGCTCGCCGACCGGCCCACCGGCGTCGGGTACCTGCTCAAGGACCGCGTCGCCGACGTCGCCGACTTCGTGGACGCGCTGACCCGGGTGGCATCCGGTGGCACCGCGCTGGATCCGGAGGTCGTCGGCCACCTGATGCGGGCCGGGCAGGAGACGGCCGGGGTGGCGTCGCTGACCCCCCGGGAGCGCGAGGTGCTGTCGCTCATGGCCGAGGGACGATCCAACGCCGGGATCGCGGCGGCTCTCGTCATCACCGCCGGAGTCGTGGAGAAGCACGTGGCGAACATCTTCGCGAAACTCGGTCTGCCGTCCTCGGACAGCGACAACCGCCGGGTCCTGGCCGTCCTGCGCCACGTCAGCGGCGTCCGACACCTCCGGTAG
- a CDS encoding ABC transporter ATP-binding protein has product MTETEVALRTDGVGKRYRKGWALRDCTLTLPAGGVIALVGPNGAGKTTLLRLVVGLLAPSTGTVEVLGHDVTASTPHTLSRVGFLAQDHPLYKRFTVAEMLRFGRACNLRFDQGLAERRLAKLGIPLDRRTGALSGGQQAQVALALALAKRPDLLVLDEPVASLDPLARHEFLQILMGAVAEGGVTVLFSSHLVHELERVCDHLIVLNHGRVTLTGDIDTLLAEHRLLVGPRTDTDLDRAGTVVEAVHSDRHTTLLVRDGAITTAPGWQAQPVALEDLVLAYLRRPTEPSPAVRSGVAA; this is encoded by the coding sequence GTGACAGAGACCGAGGTCGCGCTGCGCACCGACGGTGTGGGCAAGCGATACCGGAAGGGCTGGGCGCTGCGCGACTGCACCCTGACCCTGCCGGCCGGCGGCGTGATCGCCCTGGTCGGGCCGAACGGCGCGGGTAAGACCACGCTGCTGCGCCTGGTCGTCGGGTTGCTGGCGCCGAGCACCGGCACCGTGGAGGTCCTCGGCCACGACGTCACCGCCAGCACCCCGCACACCCTGTCCCGGGTCGGGTTCCTGGCCCAGGACCATCCGCTGTACAAGCGCTTCACCGTCGCCGAGATGCTCCGCTTCGGCCGGGCCTGCAACCTGCGGTTCGACCAGGGGCTGGCCGAACGCCGGCTGGCGAAGCTCGGCATCCCGCTCGACCGCAGAACCGGTGCGCTCTCCGGCGGGCAGCAGGCGCAGGTCGCGTTGGCCCTGGCCCTGGCGAAGCGACCGGACCTGCTCGTCCTCGACGAGCCGGTGGCCAGTCTCGACCCGCTGGCCCGGCACGAGTTCCTCCAGATCCTCATGGGCGCGGTCGCCGAAGGCGGGGTGACCGTCCTGTTCTCCTCCCACCTCGTGCACGAGCTGGAGCGCGTCTGCGATCACCTGATCGTGCTCAACCACGGCCGGGTCACGCTCACGGGTGACATCGACACCCTCCTCGCCGAGCACCGGCTGCTCGTCGGCCCGCGCACGGACACCGACCTCGACCGCGCCGGCACCGTCGTGGAGGCCGTCCACAGCGACCGGCACACGACCCTGCTGGTACGCGACGGCGCGATCACCACCGCGCCCGGCTGGCAGGCCCAGCCGGTGGCGCTGGAGGACCTGGTGCTGGCGTACCTGCGCCGGCCGACCGAGCCGAGCCCCGCGGTCAGGTCGGGGGTGGCGGCATGA
- a CDS encoding ABC transporter permease subunit: MNRYGFRHAARMERIKLSSVRSTWWLATAAVVSMAAAGIGVGLGYRSHTPVATAAQIFNNSLGGAILAQLLLGALGVLMVTGEYGSGMIRSTFAAVPRRRTVLAAKVAVCGGAALGVGLVASFAGYLGGQLAIRGTAIPAASLTDPAILRAVVLTGLYLGVTALIGVGIGTIVRHSGAGIGTLFGLMFVPMIVAGLFGESGIQVGRFVPLLMLLNSIAVTTPVPGLFAGWISALLMCGYAAVAILCGGVLLRHRDA; this comes from the coding sequence ATGAACAGGTACGGATTCCGGCACGCGGCCCGGATGGAGCGGATCAAGCTGAGCAGCGTCCGGTCGACCTGGTGGCTGGCGACCGCCGCGGTGGTCTCGATGGCCGCGGCCGGAATTGGGGTGGGGCTCGGGTACCGATCGCACACCCCGGTCGCGACCGCCGCCCAGATCTTCAACAACAGCCTCGGCGGCGCCATCCTGGCCCAGCTGCTCCTTGGCGCGCTCGGCGTCCTCATGGTGACCGGCGAATACGGCAGCGGAATGATCCGTTCGACGTTCGCCGCCGTCCCGCGGCGCCGGACCGTCCTGGCCGCGAAGGTCGCCGTGTGCGGCGGCGCGGCCCTCGGCGTCGGTCTGGTCGCCAGCTTCGCCGGCTACCTCGGCGGACAGCTCGCCATCCGCGGCACCGCCATCCCGGCCGCGTCCCTGACCGACCCGGCCATCCTGCGCGCGGTCGTGCTGACCGGCCTGTACCTGGGCGTCACCGCGCTGATCGGGGTCGGCATCGGCACGATCGTGCGGCACTCGGGCGCCGGGATCGGCACGCTGTTCGGCCTGATGTTCGTACCGATGATCGTGGCCGGCCTGTTCGGCGAGAGCGGAATCCAGGTCGGCCGCTTCGTCCCGCTGCTGATGCTGCTCAACTCGATCGCGGTGACCACGCCGGTGCCCGGGCTGTTCGCCGGCTGGATCAGTGCGCTGCTGATGTGCGGGTACGCGGCGGTGGCGATCCTGTGCGGCGGAGTGCTGCTCCGCCATCGCGACGCATGA
- a CDS encoding HD domain-containing protein, whose protein sequence is MPEVIAGLEIPETAAVAEATRRIQDTTSPLIYHHSRRVFFFGLMHARQLGVKPDPELLYLAAMFHDTGLLTSFSDVEQRFEVDGADHARTFLLDRGFSAAAAETVWTAIALHTTPGIPHRMAPEIATTYLGVLTDVLGLGLDELEQDQLAEILAAHPRGDFKNEFLRTYVDGLKNRPETTNGTVNSDVLEHFLPGFHRVTTVERMLGSPWPS, encoded by the coding sequence ATGCCAGAGGTCATCGCGGGCTTGGAGATTCCGGAGACCGCGGCGGTCGCCGAAGCGACCAGGCGCATCCAGGACACGACCAGCCCCCTCATCTACCACCACTCCCGACGGGTCTTCTTCTTCGGCCTCATGCACGCTCGCCAGCTCGGCGTGAAGCCGGACCCGGAGCTGCTCTACCTGGCGGCCATGTTCCACGACACCGGTCTCCTGACTTCCTTCTCCGACGTCGAGCAGCGCTTCGAGGTCGACGGCGCCGACCACGCGCGCACGTTCCTCCTGGACCGGGGCTTCTCGGCGGCCGCCGCCGAGACCGTCTGGACGGCGATCGCGCTGCACACCACGCCGGGCATCCCCCACCGGATGGCGCCGGAGATCGCGACCACATACCTCGGTGTCCTGACCGACGTGCTCGGCCTCGGCCTGGACGAGCTGGAACAGGATCAGCTGGCCGAGATCCTCGCCGCCCATCCGCGAGGGGACTTCAAGAACGAGTTCCTGCGCACCTACGTCGACGGGCTGAAGAACCGCCCCGAAACGACGAACGGCACCGTGAACTCCGACGTGCTCGAACACTTCCTCCCCGGGTTCCACCGCGTGACGACGGTCGAGCGCATGCTCGGTTCGCCCTGGCCGAGCTGA
- a CDS encoding DUF6069 family protein, translating into MMTTTTNTTHATTSTFGALIRTGVIAAVAASAATMAVAAAGNAAGVGLDVGGAPIPVTGFGVLTVVFSLVGVVIAALLSRFARRPRRAFVRTTVVLTVLSLVPDVIVDAEATTKVLLMLTHLVAAAIVIPAVARRLAA; encoded by the coding sequence ATGATGACCACCACCACGAACACGACCCACGCCACCACCTCGACCTTCGGTGCGCTGATCCGGACCGGTGTCATCGCCGCGGTCGCCGCGAGCGCCGCCACCATGGCCGTCGCCGCCGCCGGCAACGCGGCGGGGGTCGGCCTCGACGTCGGTGGCGCCCCGATTCCGGTGACCGGGTTCGGCGTGCTGACCGTCGTCTTCTCGCTGGTCGGCGTGGTCATCGCGGCGCTGCTGTCCCGTTTCGCCCGGCGTCCGCGGCGCGCCTTCGTCCGCACGACGGTGGTGCTGACGGTTCTGTCGCTGGTGCCGGACGTGATCGTCGACGCCGAGGCGACCACCAAGGTGCTGCTGATGCTCACCCACCTGGTCGCGGCCGCGATCGTGATCCCCGCCGTCGCGCGCCGCCTGGCCGCCTGA
- a CDS encoding ABC transporter permease subunit yields MTWLIWRQHRAEVGVLGLLVGMFGIALLVLGTHAHDLFPGGPARCAGEAGVNEGCAASFRRLDEEYGYVENLLAGFYLVPIVIGAFLGAPLLARELEGGTWQLAWTQAVPRMRWLATKLAALAGVTVALTGMFTAVLTWFRQPFDAWEGRFQYDAFDLEGLVPLAYALFAFGVATATGAILRRSLPAFGVAFGAFLAARMSVALLARPAYATPLTTMEPVPVSGSTDQAGHWPVPSFADWRIEHGYADATGRRLSWTEYYELEAAANRAGTNLNQFLHARGIQQFGVYHPADRFWTFQLIEAALFVAVAAVLIGVVVWRVRRRMI; encoded by the coding sequence ATGACGTGGTTGATCTGGCGCCAGCACCGGGCCGAGGTCGGTGTCCTGGGTCTGCTTGTCGGCATGTTCGGCATCGCCCTGCTCGTGCTCGGGACGCACGCCCACGACCTGTTCCCCGGCGGTCCCGCCCGGTGTGCGGGAGAGGCCGGTGTCAACGAGGGCTGCGCGGCCTCCTTCCGCCGGCTCGACGAGGAGTACGGGTACGTCGAGAACCTCCTGGCGGGCTTCTATCTGGTCCCCATCGTCATCGGTGCGTTCCTCGGTGCGCCGCTGCTCGCGCGCGAACTGGAGGGCGGCACCTGGCAGCTCGCCTGGACGCAGGCCGTGCCGCGGATGCGCTGGCTGGCCACCAAGCTCGCGGCACTGGCCGGCGTAACCGTCGCGCTCACCGGGATGTTCACCGCGGTGCTCACCTGGTTCCGTCAGCCCTTCGACGCGTGGGAAGGGCGGTTCCAGTACGACGCCTTCGACCTGGAGGGACTTGTTCCGCTGGCGTACGCGCTGTTCGCGTTCGGCGTCGCCACCGCCACGGGGGCGATCCTGCGGCGCAGCCTGCCCGCGTTCGGCGTCGCGTTCGGAGCGTTCCTCGCCGCCCGGATGTCGGTGGCGCTGCTGGCCCGTCCCGCGTACGCCACCCCGCTCACCACCATGGAGCCGGTCCCCGTCAGCGGCTCGACGGACCAGGCGGGGCACTGGCCCGTGCCCAGCTTCGCTGACTGGAGGATCGAACACGGCTACGCGGACGCCACCGGCCGAAGGCTGAGCTGGACCGAGTACTACGAGCTGGAGGCCGCCGCCAACCGGGCCGGCACCAACCTCAACCAGTTCCTGCACGCGCGCGGCATCCAGCAGTTCGGGGTCTACCACCCGGCCGACCGGTTCTGGACGTTCCAACTCATTGAGGCGGCCCTGTTCGTCGCCGTCGCGGCGGTCCTGATCGGTGTGGTGGTATGGCGGGTGCGCCGCCGTATGATCTAG
- a CDS encoding sensor histidine kinase: MTALRAPFTTLALRRAVFCLAGVLGAAAVLGVPVLLPALGALALWASGATSRQPAPAVAPLFLVLLPLTVALLIVLGAPIGRAMGTVHRSLADRLLDVHVDAPPPRLSRRIGALVSDGPGWRAVGYGLLKVPLAIPEGYGAFCYVFGLVNLSYPVWWPLFRNHPPGTRLGPVWALTPFGAIGARTFAGAFLIAAAGLAMLLVAPWLLRAGTALDVAAMRWLLGPRRLAERVRELQVTRARAIDDAAAMMRRLERDLHDGAQIRLATLAMNLGMAAEKLGADGPPPDLAQARELVALAHRGAKDALTDLRDLVRGIHPPVLDNGLGDALATLATSSAVPVAVTVELPGRPAPAIETIAYFCASELLANAAKHSRATRVGLGVAASGAGLTLTVTDDGIGGANPEGPGLSGLARRIAVVDGRMRVHSPAGGPTRVEIDLPTHV, translated from the coding sequence ATGACCGCGCTGCGCGCTCCGTTCACCACACTGGCCCTGCGCCGGGCGGTGTTCTGCCTCGCCGGCGTGCTCGGAGCGGCCGCGGTCCTGGGCGTGCCGGTGCTCCTGCCGGCCCTCGGCGCCCTCGCCCTCTGGGCGAGCGGAGCCACTTCCCGGCAGCCCGCACCCGCCGTCGCACCTCTGTTCCTGGTCCTGCTCCCGCTCACCGTCGCGCTCCTGATCGTGCTGGGCGCCCCGATCGGCCGCGCGATGGGAACCGTGCACCGCTCACTCGCCGATCGGCTGCTCGACGTGCACGTGGACGCCCCACCGCCGCGGCTATCGAGGCGGATCGGCGCCCTGGTCTCCGACGGGCCGGGCTGGCGGGCCGTCGGGTACGGCCTGCTCAAGGTGCCACTGGCCATCCCCGAGGGCTACGGCGCGTTCTGCTACGTGTTCGGCCTGGTCAACCTCAGCTACCCGGTCTGGTGGCCGCTGTTCCGCAACCACCCGCCCGGAACGCGCCTCGGCCCGGTGTGGGCGCTGACGCCGTTCGGCGCCATCGGCGCGCGGACGTTCGCCGGGGCGTTCCTCATCGCCGCGGCCGGCCTCGCCATGCTGCTGGTCGCGCCGTGGCTGCTGCGGGCCGGTACGGCACTGGACGTCGCCGCGATGCGTTGGCTGCTCGGTCCGCGCCGGCTGGCCGAGCGGGTACGCGAACTGCAGGTCACCCGGGCCCGCGCGATCGACGACGCGGCCGCCATGATGCGCCGGCTGGAACGGGACCTGCACGACGGCGCCCAGATCCGGCTGGCCACGCTGGCCATGAACCTCGGCATGGCCGCCGAGAAGCTCGGTGCCGACGGCCCGCCACCCGACCTCGCACAGGCCCGCGAGCTGGTCGCGCTCGCCCACCGCGGCGCGAAGGACGCCCTCACCGATTTGCGCGACCTGGTGCGCGGGATCCACCCGCCGGTCCTCGACAACGGCCTCGGCGACGCCCTGGCGACGCTCGCGACGAGCAGCGCCGTCCCGGTCGCGGTGACCGTCGAGCTGCCCGGCCGCCCGGCGCCCGCCATCGAGACCATCGCCTACTTCTGCGCCTCCGAGCTGCTCGCGAACGCGGCCAAGCACAGCCGGGCGACCCGGGTCGGGCTCGGCGTCGCCGCATCCGGCGCGGGCCTGACGCTGACCGTCACGGACGACGGCATCGGCGGGGCGAACCCGGAGGGCCCCGGCCTGTCCGGCCTGGCCCGCCGCATCGCGGTGGTGGACGGCCGGATGCGCGTGCACAGCCCGGCCGGCGGTCCGACCCGGGTCGAGATCGACCTGCCCACACACGTGTGA
- a CDS encoding SRPBCC family protein — MTAEPEPSPDARRLERTYDAPAERVWELMTTAAGLDEWWAPDGFETRVSEVDLKPGGRLRYTMTATAPEQVAFLDRTGNPVSVELRKTFTEVTPPARLAYRSLIDFVPDQEPYEHLTVIDIEPVGDRTKVIMTLEPLHDDTWTQGYCAHRAEELANLEALLRRVPG; from the coding sequence ATGACCGCCGAACCTGAACCCAGCCCGGATGCCCGGCGGCTCGAACGCACCTACGACGCTCCGGCAGAGCGTGTCTGGGAGCTGATGACCACCGCGGCCGGCCTGGATGAGTGGTGGGCGCCGGATGGCTTCGAAACCCGGGTCAGCGAGGTCGACCTCAAGCCCGGTGGCCGGCTGCGGTACACCATGACGGCGACCGCCCCGGAACAGGTCGCCTTCCTCGACCGCACGGGCAACCCGGTCTCGGTCGAGCTGCGGAAGACCTTCACCGAGGTCACCCCGCCGGCGCGCCTCGCCTACCGGTCACTGATCGACTTCGTACCCGATCAGGAGCCGTACGAGCACCTGACCGTCATCGACATCGAGCCGGTCGGCGACCGCACGAAGGTGATCATGACGCTCGAACCGCTGCACGACGACACCTGGACACAGGGCTACTGCGCGCACCGGGCCGAGGAACTCGCCAACCTCGAGGCGCTGCTCCGGCGAGTCCCGGGTTAG
- a CDS encoding helix-turn-helix domain-containing protein: protein MRRHSDDGAPTLSLGLRDLRLRSGLSLRQLAARSGYSIAALSMVENGRRHPSWTLVEAFTQVCGDDPAIWRPRWEGDGAGPGGSHPDPPLPPEPVVDGADPERCGCVPDKRTMHARKLIWTSHVPAGYGNVHLGVVELRYSPGRSAVWGRFTGTAALDNVENARSIDVAVSVHRVDDRAEQVFHCRYCFDVHWSDILVAGGSTTYARAVLYRDGLEIGRAETNHLLLR from the coding sequence ATGCGGCGACACTCCGACGACGGCGCGCCGACGCTGTCCCTCGGCCTGCGGGACCTGCGCCTTCGCAGCGGGCTCAGCCTGCGGCAGCTCGCCGCGCGGTCCGGGTACTCGATCGCCGCGTTGTCCATGGTCGAGAACGGCCGCCGCCATCCCAGCTGGACGCTGGTCGAGGCGTTCACCCAGGTGTGTGGCGACGACCCGGCGATCTGGCGGCCTCGCTGGGAGGGCGACGGCGCCGGGCCGGGCGGCTCGCATCCCGACCCGCCGCTGCCACCGGAACCGGTGGTCGACGGCGCCGACCCGGAGCGGTGTGGCTGCGTGCCCGACAAGCGCACCATGCACGCCCGGAAGCTGATCTGGACGAGCCACGTTCCCGCCGGCTACGGCAACGTTCACCTCGGCGTCGTCGAGCTGAGGTACTCACCGGGCCGCTCGGCGGTGTGGGGACGTTTCACCGGGACGGCGGCGCTGGACAACGTCGAGAACGCCCGATCGATCGACGTCGCCGTCTCCGTGCACCGCGTCGACGACCGGGCGGAACAGGTCTTCCACTGCCGGTACTGCTTCGACGTGCACTGGTCGGACATCCTGGTGGCCGGCGGCTCGACCACCTACGCCCGTGCGGTGCTCTATCGCGACGGCCTCGAGATCGGCAGAGCCGAGACGAACCACCTCCTCCTGCGCTGA
- a CDS encoding suppressor of fused domain protein codes for MNEPRGSGVLRHESLHDGFVPAQGPQQAFADAIDRHIEEHFGPVEFVYHEIVSHLVGVHVYVVAPTEERPYRTLITSGMSELPMTVPEGHGISPYAELMLSLPADWPLDAVAGLDDATGWPLRVLKEVARLPHEYGTWIGEWHSVPNGDPAQPYAEGSPFAGVVVAPMLRVAPEARAIDVADGVRIALLALIPLHPDEMAVKVERGTDALIEVLDRGRVTELLDPQRPSYA; via the coding sequence ATGAACGAACCGCGCGGGTCAGGTGTCCTCCGTCATGAGTCGCTGCACGACGGGTTCGTGCCGGCGCAGGGCCCGCAGCAGGCCTTCGCCGACGCGATCGACCGGCACATCGAGGAACACTTCGGGCCGGTCGAGTTCGTCTACCACGAGATCGTCTCGCACCTGGTCGGCGTGCACGTCTATGTCGTGGCACCGACCGAGGAACGCCCGTACCGCACGCTGATCACGTCCGGGATGAGCGAGCTGCCCATGACGGTGCCGGAGGGCCACGGCATCAGCCCGTACGCCGAACTGATGCTCAGCCTGCCTGCGGACTGGCCGCTGGACGCGGTGGCCGGGCTCGACGATGCGACCGGGTGGCCGCTGCGCGTCCTCAAGGAGGTCGCCCGGCTGCCGCACGAGTACGGGACCTGGATCGGCGAGTGGCATTCCGTGCCGAACGGTGACCCCGCGCAGCCGTACGCCGAGGGCAGCCCGTTCGCCGGGGTCGTCGTCGCGCCGATGCTGCGGGTGGCGCCCGAGGCCCGGGCGATCGACGTCGCTGACGGCGTCCGGATCGCGTTGCTCGCGCTGATCCCGCTGCACCCGGACGAGATGGCGGTCAAGGTGGAACGCGGCACCGACGCGCTCATCGAGGTGCTCGATCGCGGTCGCGTCACCGAATTGCTGGACCCGCAGCGGCCCTCGTACGCGTGA
- a CDS encoding NADP-dependent oxidoreductase, producing MRAITVRDRDAGVGGLTLTDMPYPHAAENDVIVRVHAAGFTPGELDWPATWTDRAGRDRTPTIPGHELSGVVVELGFGTTGLTVGQRVFGLTDWARDGSLAEFTAVEARNLAPLAADIDHTVAAALPISGLTAWQGLFDHAHLRTGQTVLIHGAAGGVGSIAVQLAREAGARVIGTGRADDREVALRLGAQTFLDLDADDLQQAGEVDVVFDVIGGDILARSTELVRPGGTLVTIAAPPSVQPKDGRAVFFVVEPDRAQLADLAERVRTGRLKPIVGAVRPLSETVSAFARRHRTPGKTIIQVADETS from the coding sequence ATGCGAGCGATCACCGTACGAGACCGTGACGCTGGTGTCGGCGGGCTCACCCTGACCGACATGCCGTACCCGCACGCGGCGGAGAACGACGTCATCGTGCGTGTGCACGCCGCGGGCTTCACCCCCGGAGAACTCGACTGGCCGGCGACGTGGACCGATCGCGCCGGCCGTGACCGGACACCCACCATCCCCGGGCACGAGCTGTCCGGAGTCGTGGTCGAGCTCGGCTTCGGGACCACCGGCCTCACCGTGGGCCAGCGGGTGTTCGGGTTGACCGACTGGGCCCGTGACGGGTCCCTGGCCGAGTTCACCGCGGTGGAGGCCCGCAACCTCGCTCCCCTCGCGGCCGACATCGACCACACCGTGGCCGCCGCCCTGCCCATTTCGGGGCTGACCGCCTGGCAGGGGCTGTTCGACCACGCCCACCTCAGGACCGGACAGACCGTCCTGATCCACGGCGCCGCGGGCGGCGTCGGATCGATCGCCGTGCAACTCGCCCGGGAGGCGGGCGCCCGGGTCATCGGCACCGGCCGGGCCGACGACCGGGAGGTCGCGCTCCGCCTCGGGGCGCAGACCTTCCTCGACCTGGACGCCGACGATCTCCAGCAGGCCGGCGAGGTGGACGTGGTGTTCGACGTCATCGGCGGCGACATCCTCGCGCGATCGACCGAGCTGGTACGCCCGGGCGGCACCCTCGTCACCATCGCCGCGCCGCCCAGCGTGCAGCCCAAGGACGGGCGAGCCGTCTTCTTCGTCGTCGAACCCGACCGCGCCCAGCTGGCCGACCTGGCCGAGCGCGTCCGTACCGGACGGCTCAAGCCCATCGTCGGCGCCGTGCGACCGCTGTCCGAGACGGTCTCCGCGTTCGCCCGCCGCCACCGCACGCCCGGCAAGACGATCATCCAGGTCGCGGACGAGACCTCGTGA
- a CDS encoding DUF1152 domain-containing protein codes for MTNPAVQPSGPDAFSLAVPPLFAALAPARSILIAGAGGGFDVYAGLPLAFALWRGGAQVHLASLSFSELELVDREAWVAEHVAAVRPDTASPDWYFPERTLARWLAAQELPSTVYAFPPLGVQPLRAAYRHLVEHLDVDAVVLVDGGTDVLLRGDESDLGTPVEDITSLAAVAALDVPVKLVTSLGFGIDAHDGVNHVEVLENLAALDRDGGYLGALSIPGSSREAALYRDAVADAQAATPDRPSIVQGQIAAATSGAFGDVRFSRRTGGGDLFVNPLMAIYFTVDLDKLAARCLYLDRIENTIGRRQVITRIQAFRDELLSARVPRAFPH; via the coding sequence GTGACGAACCCCGCCGTCCAGCCGTCCGGTCCCGATGCGTTCTCCTTGGCGGTTCCGCCGCTGTTCGCCGCGCTGGCTCCGGCGCGGAGCATCCTCATCGCCGGAGCGGGCGGAGGGTTCGACGTGTACGCCGGCCTGCCCCTCGCGTTCGCGCTGTGGCGTGGCGGCGCACAGGTGCACCTGGCCAGCCTGTCCTTCTCCGAGCTGGAGTTGGTCGACCGGGAGGCGTGGGTAGCGGAGCACGTCGCGGCGGTGCGGCCGGACACTGCCAGTCCCGACTGGTACTTCCCCGAACGGACGCTCGCCCGGTGGCTGGCGGCTCAGGAACTCCCGTCGACCGTGTACGCCTTTCCGCCGCTCGGTGTCCAGCCGCTACGGGCGGCGTACCGGCATCTGGTCGAACACCTCGACGTCGACGCGGTGGTGCTGGTCGACGGAGGCACCGACGTCCTGCTGCGCGGCGACGAGAGTGATCTCGGCACCCCGGTGGAGGACATCACCAGCCTGGCGGCCGTGGCCGCGCTGGACGTGCCGGTCAAGCTGGTGACCAGCCTCGGCTTCGGCATCGACGCCCACGACGGCGTCAACCACGTCGAGGTGCTGGAGAACCTCGCCGCGCTCGACCGCGACGGCGGCTACCTCGGCGCCCTGTCCATTCCCGGTTCCAGCCGCGAGGCCGCGCTGTACCGCGATGCCGTCGCCGACGCCCAGGCAGCCACCCCGGACCGGCCGAGCATCGTCCAAGGTCAGATCGCCGCCGCCACCAGCGGCGCGTTCGGCGACGTCCGGTTCAGCCGGCGCACCGGCGGCGGCGACCTGTTCGTCAACCCGCTCATGGCGATCTACTTCACCGTCGACCTCGACAAACTCGCCGCCCGATGCCTGTACCTCGACCGCATCGAGAACACCATCGGCAGGCGACAGGTCATCACGCGCATCCAGGCGTTCCGCGACGAACTCCTCAGCGCACGCGTCCCCCGCGCGTTTCCCCACTGA
- a CDS encoding GntR family transcriptional regulator has product MFVFRLDAHSGVPPYLQLVQQVRQAVLLGFLQPGDRLPLIREVVEDLAINPNTVAKAYRQLEQENLVTGRPGQGTFVNEQQVAAMPASTYTSLRRALATWLRRAYGAGLDEQAVNALFTSVHQQTRNEDVA; this is encoded by the coding sequence GTGTTCGTCTTCCGGCTCGACGCCCACTCCGGCGTGCCGCCGTACCTGCAACTCGTCCAGCAGGTCCGCCAGGCGGTGCTGCTGGGCTTCCTCCAACCCGGCGACCGCCTGCCGCTCATCCGCGAGGTGGTCGAGGACCTGGCGATCAATCCGAACACCGTCGCCAAGGCGTACCGGCAGCTGGAGCAGGAGAACCTGGTCACCGGCCGGCCCGGCCAGGGCACATTCGTCAACGAACAGCAGGTGGCCGCGATGCCGGCATCGACGTACACGTCGCTGCGCCGCGCCCTGGCGACCTGGCTGCGCCGCGCCTACGGCGCCGGCCTCGACGAGCAGGCGGTCAACGCGCTCTTCACCTCCGTCCACCAGCAGACCAGGAATGAGGACGTGGCGTGA
- a CDS encoding DUF2277 domain-containing protein has protein sequence MCRNIRVLHNFEPPATEDEIEAAAIQYVRKVSGSTRPSTANEEAFDEAVRAVTAATRTLLDSLVTKAPPRDREVEAAKARARAAERYGVRGATAG, from the coding sequence ATGTGCAGGAACATTCGCGTGCTTCACAACTTCGAGCCGCCGGCGACCGAGGACGAGATCGAGGCCGCCGCCATCCAGTACGTGCGCAAGGTCAGCGGCTCGACCCGGCCGTCCACGGCCAACGAGGAGGCGTTCGACGAGGCGGTCCGCGCGGTGACGGCGGCCACCCGGACCCTGCTGGACAGCCTCGTGACGAAGGCGCCTCCCCGCGACCGCGAGGTGGAGGCCGCGAAGGCCCGGGCGCGCGCCGCCGAACGGTACGGCGTCCGAGGGGCGACGGCGGGCTGA